Part of the Triticum urartu cultivar G1812 chromosome 2, Tu2.1, whole genome shotgun sequence genome, TGAAAGGTCAACAACCAAGTTATTTGCTACATCTGCTAACCCCTGTGGTAATACTTTGAAATTTGTGAAAGGAAGTTATTTTGAGACTGGTACACAGTGGTTAATAGACTCTGGTGCGTCTAAACATATGGCCGGTTCATATAAGGATTTCTGCAGTTATACTCCTGATTTTACAGGGCAAAATGTTAGACTTGCTGATGGTTCTGGCCAGAGTATTAAGGGAGTAGGCACAGTTAAATGTTGCCCAAATATGACTCTATCATCTGTTTTACATGTTCCCTCATTCCCAATCAATTTGCTATCCATCAGCTGCATTACAGGAGAACTTAATTGTGCTGTAATCTTCTTCGCAACATGGTGTTTATTCCTGGAACTTGGGACTTGGAAAATCCTTGGGACAGGAATTATGCGAGGTGGTCTATACTACTTGGATGATGATATGGCACCTATGGCTGCTGCTGTGCTGTCTCAGTCACCATTGGAAGAATTTCTTCTTCATCATCGCAGGCTGGGACACATATCCTTTAACACCCTGGGTCAGTTGTATCCTAATCTCTATAATAAAATTTGCAAAGAAAGTCTAGTATGTGATGCTTGTCAGTATGGGAAGCTAACCCGTAGTATATATACTTCATCTGATCACAGAAGTATGGTGCCATTTCAAACTATCCACTCAGATGTGTGGGGTCCTAGTGGGGTGTGGTCACTTTATGGATACAAATCTTTCGTTACATTTATTGACTGTTGCACTAGAACTACTTGGGTTTATGTACTGAGAAATAAAAGTGACGTGTTTGAATGCTTTAAGGATTTCCACAACCTAATCAAGAATCAATATGATGCACGGGTGAAAATATTTCGAACTGACAATGGTGCAGAATATGTAAATAACCAATTTGATGAGTATCTGTCAAGCTTTGGGATTATCCATCAAACTAGTTGCCCAGGTACTTCCCAGCAGAATGGGTTGGCTGAAAGGAAGAACAGACATCTCTTAGAAATCACCCGGTGTATCATGTTAGCTATGaatgttcctaaatatttgtggGCTGAAGCTGTGATGACAGCGGCTTATTTGATGAATAGAATGCCATCCCGGGTGCTCAATAACAAGACACCGATTGAGTGTCTAACTGGTGAAACCACATATGTTGTGCCACCAAAGGTATTTGGATGTGTATGTTTTGTGAGGGATCATAGACCATCAGTTGGCAAGTTTGACCCTAGAGCAGTGAAATGTGTATTTGTGGGATACTCTGGAAAACAAAAGGGTTATAAATGTTGGTGCCCATCAGAAAAACGGATGTTTGTGAGCATGGATGTAGTGTTCAGGGAGCATGAACCTTTCTATGGGGAATCAGTAGATTTAACTGATGTCTTTCCTGATTTATATGTTAATGATGCTACAGATCTGGACAACGAGATAGGGGGAGATAAAGGTGAAGAATATAATGAAGCAGCATCCAGGAATATGATTGTTGGAGTGATTCCAGCTGCAGATATGTATGACGATGAAGATGAAGGTACATCAGAAGCTGAACAGAAACGGACACAGGGGGAGCTACGAGATGAATCAAATGAAGCTGTTAAGTGGCCTAAACCAAATGAAGAACAAGAAGTTCAGGTGTATAAAAGGAGACAGTGGCCTAAACCAAATGAAGAACAAGAAGTTCAGGTGTATAAAAGGAGAAACCGATCTGAGAAGGAAGTTATTCCATCTAGGTGTGATCATGAAGCTCAAGAAGCTCCTGCAATACAAGCACAAGAAACCTTGCCAAGTGTGACACAATCAGATGTGCATGAGTCATCTCCTCAAGTTGATGAGTTAGATATTCCTATCGCTCGCAGAAAGCATCCACGTTCCACTGCAGGGAAGTTACCATCAAATCTATCTCAATATGATATTTCTAATTATGTCTCATATGTATCATTGGGCTCCCAATATAAATCATTTATAGATGCACTAGATTCCACTCTACCTATACCACGTGATTGGCAGGAGGCGAAACAATATCCGGAGTGGAGAGCTGCTATGATAGAGGAGATGACAGCACTTGATAAAAATAATACTTGGGTACTCACTACTCTTCCTCCTAACAAAAGGGCTGTTGGTTGTAAATGGGTATTTACTGTAAAACAAAATTCAGAGGGAAAAGTAGAAAGATATAAAGCCAGGTTAGTGGCAAAGGGGTATAGTCAGACTTATGGAGtggactatgatgagaccttcgcACCAGTGGCGAAAATGAACACCATTAGGGCTCTCATATCTATAGCTGCAAATAATAAGTGGAGGTTATTTCAAATGGATGTTAAAAATGCTTTTCTTCATGGAGATTTGAAAGAAGAGGTTTATATGGAGATTCCCCCTGGGTTTGGTACACAAGAAACAGAGGGTAAAGTGTGTAGGCTGAAAAGGTCTCTATATGGTTTGAAACAGTCACCTAGAGCATGGTTTGGACGACTTAGAAAGGAGATATGCTCTATGGGTTATCGACAAAGCAATGCAGATCACACCCTTTTCTTTAAGTACCAGAGCGGCAAGATTGTCATCCTTATTGTGTATGTTGATGATATTGTGATCACAGGCAATGATGATGATGGGATAGCATTCCTAAAGAAGATGTTGGCCAAGTCATTTGAAGTTAAGGATCTGGGTTTTCTTCATTATTTCCTGGGAATTGAGGTTGCATATGGATCACAAGGCATTTACTTATCGCAAAGAAAATATGTACTTGATTTACTCGCTGAAACTGGCATGCTAAATTGTAGACCAGCGACAACTCCAATTGAGCAGAACCATCGTATTCGAGCAGATTCTGGTGATCCTGTGGACAAACATCAATATCAAAGGTTAGTTGGTCGGTTAATTTATTTATCACACACTAGGCCAGACATTGCCTATGCTGTTAGCTTGGTGAGCAGATTTATGCATGACCCGAGATCAAGTCATTTAGATGTTGTGCACAGAATACTAAGATATCTTAAAGGTTGTCCGGGAAGAGGGATTCTATTTTCTAATCATGGACACTTAAAAGTAGAGGGTTTTACTGATGCTGATTGGGCTGGGTGCCTAGACGATAGAAGGTCTACATCTGGCTACTGTGTTTTCGTTGGTGGTAATCTTGTTAGTTGGAGGAGCAAAAAACAAAGTGTGGTGGCACGATCTACTGCTGAAGCAGAGTTTAGATCCATGGCTTCAGGACTATGTGAATTGATGTGGTTGAGGATACTATTATCTGAACTTAGGCTTTTTGATGGAGGACCACTGCAACTTTTTTGTGATAACCAGGCTGTAATCAAGTTAATACACAATCCAGTCCAGCATGATAGAACTAAACACATCGAAATTGATAGACATTTCATAAGAGAAAAGCTAGACGAGGGACTTCTCCAAGTTGACTTTGTTAGATCTGAAAATCAACTTGCAGATGTATTAACAAAGGGTGTTAGTGTTGTATCTTTTGAAAAACTATGTAGCAAGATGGGGCTCATAAATATATTTGCCCCATCTTGAGGGGGAGTGTTGGTAG contains:
- the LOC125535694 gene encoding uncharacterized protein LOC125535694 produces the protein MAGSYKDFCSYTPDFTGQNVRLADGSGQSIKGVGTVKCCPNMTLSSVLHVPSFPINLLSISCITGELNCAVIFFATWCLFLELGTWKILGTGIMRGGLYYLDDDMAPMAAAVLSQSPLEEFLLHHRRLGHISFNTLDLDNEIGGDKGEEYNEAASRNMIVGVIPAADMYDDEDEGTSEAEQKRTQGELRDESNEAVKWPKPNEEQEVQVYKRRQWPKPNEEQEVQVYKRRNRSEKEVIPSRCDHEAQEAPAIQAQETLPSVTQSDVHESSPQVDELDIPIARRKHPRSTAGKLPSNLSQYDISNYVSYVSLGSQYKSFIDALDSTLPIPRDWQEAKQYPEWRAAMIEEMTALDKNNTWAMMMMG